The DNA sequence CGCGCGCGGGCCCACGACGAGGAGCGCCGACCGCCGGCCGGCGCCGACGAGAGCCTCCAATGCGCGTTCGAGGAGCGGGACGCCCGCGAGCGGCAGGAGGGCGGGCACGACGCGCGAGGCGAGCGGCCCGAAGGCCGTGCCGTCGCGGTCGGCGAGAAGGACGGTCGTCATGGGGGGCCGATTATGGCCGGGAGGCGCCCGGGGCGGGAACGGCGCGTTCCGGGACGAAAACGGCGAGCCCCGTCGTTCGTCCCGCGCGGGCGTTCACGTCGGCCGTGACGTCCCGCGCGTGTCCGGCGATCCACGCCCGCGCGTCCGCGGAGGGCGCCGCGGGCGCGGCGTCCGCCTCGCGCCACGCCCAGCAACGCAGGCCGCCGCGGGTCTCGGCGTCGAGCGAGACGGGTGTCTCCTCTCCGTTCCACGCGAGGCCTGTCCGGAAGAGGTGGAACGCCACCGCGTCGGGCTCGGGCGCGCGGAACGCGACCGCGCGCGGCGACAGCGACGCCACCGCCGGCGCGATCTGTTCGGCGAGCTCACGCGCGCCGGTCCGGTGGGTCAGGAGGTCGTGCCGGATCCGGCGCGCCGCCTCGATGCCGCCGAGGACGAGGAGGGCGCCCATCGCGCCCGCCGCGACGCGCTGCGTCGTCCGCGAGGCGCGCGCGCGCGCCGAGACGACGACGGCGGTGGCTCCGAGGCCCGTCAGCGTCGCGATGGCCGGCATGACGGGGATCGACGAAAGCCGGTAGCGCCCCGCGACCACGACGACGATCACGAGCTCGACGAAGTAGCCGCCCCAGAGGAGGCCGTGCGCGAGCCGGCGGTCCCCGCCGGTCGCGCCCGAGGCGATCTCGTCCTCGCCGACGTTCCGCCAGAGGAACGCGACGCCGAGGAGCGTCACCGGCAGGAACCAGAAGACGGGCCGGAGGATCGACAGGAGGTCGGCGGAGAACGCCGTCGGAAGCGCGGCGGTCCGCGCCGCGGCCTCGGAGGCCCCGAAGGCCGTCGCGACCTGGAACGCGAACGTGTCGGGACGCAGGAGAAGGACGGCGAGCAGGTGCGACCCGCCCACGAGGAAGAACGCCGCGAAGAGGAACAGCAGCGAGCGCTTCGTGCGCCCGAGCGCGAAGAGGCGCGGGCGGGCGGCGAGCGCGAGGAGAAGCGGGAGGAGGAAGAGCGCGACCGCGTACCCCTTCGCGAGGAAGCCGAGGCCGAAGAAGACGCCGGAGAGCGCGCCCTCCCACGGAATGTCCTCCTCGAACGCGCGCAGGCCGAAGATGATCCCGGCGAAGCCCAGCGTCACGAGCGTCGTCTCCACGGTCGCGACGCGCGAGGCCGCGACGAGAGGCGGGAACAGCGCGACGAACGCGCCCGCGAGGTGGCCCGCCGGCTGCCCCCAGCCGCGGCGCACGATCCGCTCCACGACGAAGGCCGCGACGAGGCCGAGGATCGCCGACGGGAACCGCACGGCCCACTCCTCGGCGCCGAACACGCGCACCATCCCGGAGAGGAGCCACGGGAAAAGGATCGGCGTGCCGGCCGGGTCCCCGAGCGGCGTCGTCCCCGGCGCGAGCACCTGCGCGCCGCCCTCGAGGACGTTGCGCGCCCCGACCGCCCAGCGGCCCTCGTCGGCGGCGAAGAGGTCCGGCCGCCCGAGGAGGATCAGCCGGAGCAGGGCCCCGGCCGCCAGCGCCGCCGCAAAGAGGAGGCGGCCGGACGCTTCGGGATCTTCAGACGGACGCCCGGCGGACACGAGTCGGAGTATACGGACGGTCCATACTCTTTCCCCGATGCCCGAGCCGGCCGGTCCGCCCCTCACGGTCACACTGATCGCGCGCGACGAGGAGGACCGCCTCCCCGAGGCGCTCGCCGCCGTGGCGTTCGCCGAGGAGATCGTCGTCGTCGTCGACTCCGCGACGACGGACAAGACCGCCGAGATCGCGGAGGCGGCCGGCGCGCACGTCCTCGTCCGCGCGTTCGACGGCTTCGGGACGCAGAAGAACGCGGCCGCCGCGCTCGCCACGCACCGCTGGATCCTCTCGATCGACGCCGACGAGGTCGTCTCGCCCGCCCTGGCGGTGGAGATCCGCTCCCGCCTCGCGGCCACGGTTTTGGAGAAGAGCCCGCCGGCCGCGTTCCGCATCCCGATCCGGCTCGAGTTCCTCGGGCGCGAGCTCCACTTCGGGCGCGATACGGTGGTGCGGCCGGCGCGCCTCTACGACCGCACGCGCGCGCGCTTTTCCGAGGACCCCGTGCACGAAAAAGTCGTCGCGACCGGCCCCGTCGAGGCCCTCGACGAGTCCATCCTCCACCGCTCGTACCGCGACCTCACGCACTACCTCGAGAAGCTCGACCGCTACACGACGCTCGCCGCGGAGGCGAAGTGGGCGGCCCGCAAGGGCGCCATGCCGTTCCTCCCCGTCCGCGTCGTCTGGGAGTTTTTCGACCGCGCGATCCTCAGGCTCGGGGTCCTCGACGGCACCGCGGGCCTCACGTTCGCGGCCCTCTCGTCCGCGAACACGCTGGTCAAGTACCTCAAGCTCCGCGAGCTCGAGGACGCCATCGCGCGCGGCGAACGCCTGCCTCCCGCGAATGCCCGCGTCGAGGACACGGCCGTCCTGCGCATCCGGGCGCTCATGCGGTTCCGCTGATGGACGGCGCTCTCGCCGCCGCGCTCTTCGCCGCCGGGATCGGCCTCTCGCTGCGCTTCAACTGGTGGCGTCCGAGGCGCCCCGGCACGCCCATCCTCATGTACCACGAGGTCGGGCCGCACCGCGGGGGCTCGAAGCTCAACCACTGGCGCGTCCTCCCGGAAGACTTCGCGCGCCAGCTCGCCCACCTCGCGCGGCGCGGATATCGCGGCGCTGCGCTGCGCGACCTCCTCGACGTCCCCTCGGCGGACGGGAAGCGCGCGGTCCTCACGTTCGACGACGGCTATGCGGGCGTTCTCGCGAGCGCCCTCCCGCTCCTCGGGACCCACGGCTTCTCGGCCACGGTCTTCGTCGTCTCGGGAAAGCTCGGCGGCGTCAACGACTGGGACGGCGAGACGCCGGGCGACGCGCTCCTCTCGGCCGACGAAGTTCGCGCGCTCCATGCGGCCGGAATCGAGATCGGCTCCCATGGCGCCACGCATCGGGCCCTGCCGGAGCTCTCGGACGCCGACCTCACCGCCGAGGTCGCCGGGAGCAAGGCGGCACTCGAGGCCGTGATCGGCGCGCCCGTCGTCTCCTTCTGCTACCCGTACGGCGCGTTCGACGAACGCAGCGTCGAGGCCGTGCGCGCCGCTGGCTACCGCGCCGCCACCGTCATCCGCGGCGGCATCCCGCCCGACCTGTCCGACCCCTTCCGCCTCAAGCGTGTCGCCGTCCGCGGCACGAACACGCTTCTCGACTTCTCGCTCGCGCTCACGCGCGGGCGCTCGCGCCTCTAGGCGTCAGGCGGTCTCGCCCCACGCGATGGCGCGCTGGCGGAGCGCGTCGCGCGAGGCCGTGTCCGGCAGGTCCAGCAGGACGGGCACGATCGGCAGGTCGCCCGGGTCCCAGTCGATGAGCGCCGCCGCCGCGGGCGCGACGCGTTCGGCGAGCGGCCAGGTGCGCGCGGACTTGCGCGCGACGCGCCCGGCGCCCGCGGCATCCTCGATCTCCTCGTCCTCGCCGAAGAGCTCGGAGACCGCGGCCCCGCTGCGCCGCCGCGCGAGCGCGATCGCGTACTCCGTCCAGTTCGGCAGGTCGACGCCGAGACGCTCTTCCTCGAAGAGGCGCAGGACTTCCATGAAACGGTCCCCGGCGCGCGCGACCTGGCGGCGGGCGTCGACGTTCTCCGGGCCCGCGGGCGCCTGGAGCGCGGCCGCCGCGGCCCGGTGCCTCTCCACGAGGTCCTTGAACCGCGTCCAGCTCATCCTCACGTGAAAGCCGGGGCGGCGCGGCCCGTCCGGCGACTCGGCGCCGAGCGATCTGAGCTCGGCCTCGCGCGCGGCGACGCCCGGCGACCACCGCGCCGCCGAGATCAGGACCGCCTCGCCACAGGCGAGGTCGGCGCCCTGCACGAAGCGCAGCGCCTCCCGTGCGCGTGTTCCGGTCGTCGAGCGGTCCACGAGGCGCTCGGCCGCGAGCAGGTGAGCGCCCGTCCGCGCGAGAAGGCGCAGGCCCTCGAAGCGGTCGGGTCCGCCGCGAAAGACGTCCGCGAAGGGCGGCAGGAGGTCCTCCGGCCCGTCCACGACGCGGCGGGCGGCGAGGAGCTCCATGTTCGCGAGCGTCGGCGGGAGGAGCGCGAGGGCGCGGCGCGCGACGGCGTCGACGGAGGCCTGGATCTTCCGCGCACGCGCGGCGTCGGCGGCGGCCTTCGCGAGGCGGCGGGAGATCGCGGGGACCTCGCGCACCGGCGCGTCGAGGACGGCCAGGATCTCGAACGGGTCGGCCGGGTGGCCGCTTCCGTCGCGCCCGACGAGCGTCGCCCCCTCGCCGCGGCCCAGCGCCCCGCCGAGCGCGGCCCCGGCCCACGCGTCTCCGGCGGCGTCCTTCAGGGCGGAGAGAAGCGCCCTCAGGCTCGCGGCCGCGC is a window from the Acidobacteriota bacterium genome containing:
- a CDS encoding glycosyltransferase family 39 protein translates to MSAGRPSEDPEASGRLLFAAALAAGALLRLILLGRPDLFAADEGRWAVGARNVLEGGAQVLAPGTTPLGDPAGTPILFPWLLSGMVRVFGAEEWAVRFPSAILGLVAAFVVERIVRRGWGQPAGHLAGAFVALFPPLVAASRVATVETTLVTLGFAGIIFGLRAFEEDIPWEGALSGVFFGLGFLAKGYAVALFLLPLLLALAARPRLFALGRTKRSLLFLFAAFFLVGGSHLLAVLLLRPDTFAFQVATAFGASEAAARTAALPTAFSADLLSILRPVFWFLPVTLLGVAFLWRNVGEDEIASGATGGDRRLAHGLLWGGYFVELVIVVVVAGRYRLSSIPVMPAIATLTGLGATAVVVSARARASRTTQRVAAGAMGALLVLGGIEAARRIRHDLLTHRTGARELAEQIAPAVASLSPRAVAFRAPEPDAVAFHLFRTGLAWNGEETPVSLDAETRGGLRCWAWREADAAPAAPSADARAWIAGHARDVTADVNARAGRTTGLAVFVPERAVPAPGASRP
- a CDS encoding glycosyltransferase family 2 protein, yielding MPEPAGPPLTVTLIARDEEDRLPEALAAVAFAEEIVVVVDSATTDKTAEIAEAAGAHVLVRAFDGFGTQKNAAAALATHRWILSIDADEVVSPALAVEIRSRLAATVLEKSPPAAFRIPIRLEFLGRELHFGRDTVVRPARLYDRTRARFSEDPVHEKVVATGPVEALDESILHRSYRDLTHYLEKLDRYTTLAAEAKWAARKGAMPFLPVRVVWEFFDRAILRLGVLDGTAGLTFAALSSANTLVKYLKLRELEDAIARGERLPPANARVEDTAVLRIRALMRFR
- a CDS encoding polysaccharide deacetylase family protein, with amino-acid sequence MDGALAAALFAAGIGLSLRFNWWRPRRPGTPILMYHEVGPHRGGSKLNHWRVLPEDFARQLAHLARRGYRGAALRDLLDVPSADGKRAVLTFDDGYAGVLASALPLLGTHGFSATVFVVSGKLGGVNDWDGETPGDALLSADEVRALHAAGIEIGSHGATHRALPELSDADLTAEVAGSKAALEAVIGAPVVSFCYPYGAFDERSVEAVRAAGYRAATVIRGGIPPDLSDPFRLKRVAVRGTNTLLDFSLALTRGRSRL